A portion of the Oxynema aestuarii AP17 genome contains these proteins:
- a CDS encoding hybrid sensor histidine kinase/response regulator: MATNRVLDRDSLSAIAQEARNCFVYEEAPEYLRVLQSGIAQFQTQVTRADLADPMYPELIRAAHSLKGGAAIAGLTALSRLAHKLEDLLIALHERRTVPGNAALELMGLGCDLLDDLLLDALRGTETEQGDTPHESLRERRIGNLLASLDRFLRDLPPSLPPTPDVDRPASSDAKPLTAFAKTALTVDLEDCLQRLQGHLVPAGSTFAQRDRRSQENPPVSKDGAALDKPLNLFLEECTLLGQTLGLTALTDLAADIEQLRGKKEPIALAKAAIARVRAWRDQILAPETPAAPQKGENRPTRPSDSKDLAGIPEPFLKYLVFNPGRDRPVASLNLRVPVARLDRMSHTVGELLMTYERLALYQQQLDLTGENLQRRTEDLGAIPPGPVRELTKELQELTVQIHESRADVEAIARELDRTLADLRGSLDRLHHDLTESRLMPFAAIAERFITPLEQLKKQYRKAIKLVVEGGDTAVDRVILEQLQAPLNHLFRNAFDHGIELPEERQRLGKAPVATITLSAKVEGSQMAIAVADDGRGIDPQKVYDRALAMGLIPRDRATGALAELSQGEILQFLFSPGFSTAAQVTDLSGRGVGLDIVRHQVEHIGGTLQVETAIGRGTKFTLSVPLTLSVIPVCLCRCGSQIVAFPADKVVGTIARWEDESGEPTAKAFPLTQLLPYRGRCAVAAPTPPTVGLWLQVEGDTVAIGVDELLGTRKVAIEPLDPLIPVPPYVAGCTVLGTGEVVAILSPSHLKTAILRSPLQAPSERFADAPGSDDRESTPNADATPPVSAARTPTILVADDSIAVRRALETLFTRVGYRAVTCANGKEALEQLQRSRDPFDLVLSDIEMPQLNGLQLLKAIRDDRRWDGLPVVMLTSRDGREHFHKAMELGANAYLTKPFQPQPLLEAIDNVLAGIKKS, encoded by the coding sequence ATGGCGACCAATCGGGTTCTCGATCGAGATAGTTTGAGCGCGATCGCCCAAGAAGCGCGCAACTGCTTTGTTTACGAAGAAGCGCCGGAATACTTGCGCGTCTTGCAAAGCGGAATCGCCCAGTTTCAAACTCAGGTGACCCGCGCCGATTTGGCCGATCCCATGTATCCGGAACTGATCCGGGCGGCCCATTCCCTCAAAGGGGGGGCGGCGATCGCCGGACTGACGGCCCTGAGCCGTTTGGCGCATAAATTAGAAGATTTACTCATTGCCCTGCACGAACGGCGCACGGTCCCGGGAAACGCCGCCCTCGAACTGATGGGACTCGGGTGCGACTTGCTCGACGATCTACTTCTGGATGCATTGCGCGGAACCGAGACGGAGCAAGGGGATACTCCGCACGAGTCGCTTCGCGAACGCCGCATCGGTAACTTACTCGCCAGTCTCGATCGCTTTTTGCGAGATTTACCGCCGTCGCTTCCGCCGACGCCGGACGTCGATCGCCCCGCGAGTTCCGACGCCAAACCCCTGACGGCGTTTGCGAAAACCGCGTTAACCGTCGATCTCGAAGACTGTTTGCAACGGTTACAAGGTCATCTCGTTCCCGCCGGATCGACCTTCGCTCAGCGAGACCGACGGAGTCAGGAAAATCCCCCGGTCTCTAAGGACGGCGCCGCCCTCGACAAGCCACTCAATTTATTTTTAGAAGAATGTACCTTACTCGGGCAAACCTTGGGATTGACGGCGTTAACCGATCTCGCCGCCGACATCGAGCAGTTGCGCGGTAAAAAAGAACCGATCGCCCTCGCCAAAGCGGCGATCGCCCGGGTTCGCGCCTGGAGAGACCAAATTTTAGCCCCTGAGACCCCCGCCGCCCCTCAAAAGGGGGAAAATCGGCCAACGCGCCCGTCGGACTCGAAAGACCTCGCGGGGATTCCCGAACCGTTTTTGAAATATCTGGTGTTCAACCCCGGACGAGATCGCCCGGTGGCGAGCTTGAATTTGCGCGTTCCCGTCGCCCGCTTGGACCGCATGAGTCACACGGTGGGCGAACTGCTGATGACTTACGAACGTCTGGCCCTTTACCAACAACAGTTAGATCTGACCGGGGAGAATTTGCAACGGCGCACGGAAGATCTCGGCGCCATTCCACCGGGCCCGGTGCGGGAATTAACCAAAGAGTTGCAAGAATTGACCGTCCAGATCCACGAAAGTCGCGCCGACGTGGAGGCGATCGCCCGGGAACTGGATCGCACTCTCGCCGATTTGCGCGGTTCCCTCGATCGCCTCCACCACGATTTAACCGAGTCGCGCTTGATGCCGTTTGCGGCGATCGCCGAACGCTTTATCACCCCCTTGGAACAACTGAAAAAGCAATATCGCAAAGCGATTAAGTTGGTGGTCGAAGGCGGCGATACGGCGGTCGATCGCGTCATTCTAGAACAGTTACAAGCTCCCCTCAACCACCTCTTTCGCAATGCCTTCGACCACGGGATCGAGTTGCCGGAAGAACGCCAACGCCTCGGCAAAGCCCCCGTCGCTACTATTACCCTCTCGGCGAAGGTGGAAGGGTCGCAAATGGCGATCGCCGTCGCCGACGACGGACGCGGGATCGACCCGCAAAAGGTGTACGATCGCGCCCTGGCCATGGGCTTGATTCCCCGCGATCGGGCCACGGGCGCCCTCGCCGAACTCAGTCAGGGGGAAATTTTACAATTTCTCTTCAGTCCCGGCTTTTCCACCGCCGCCCAAGTCACCGATTTATCCGGTCGGGGGGTCGGCTTGGATATCGTCCGCCATCAGGTCGAACATATTGGCGGTACGTTACAAGTAGAAACGGCGATCGGTAGGGGAACAAAGTTTACTCTCAGCGTTCCACTCACGTTAAGTGTAATTCCCGTCTGTTTGTGTCGCTGCGGTTCCCAAATTGTCGCCTTTCCCGCCGATAAGGTAGTCGGCACGATCGCCCGTTGGGAAGACGAGAGCGGCGAGCCGACGGCCAAAGCGTTTCCCTTAACCCAATTACTCCCCTATCGCGGGCGTTGTGCCGTGGCAGCACCCACGCCGCCCACCGTCGGCTTGTGGTTGCAGGTAGAAGGCGACACGGTGGCGATCGGCGTTGACGAACTGCTCGGCACGCGCAAGGTGGCGATCGAGCCGTTAGATCCGTTGATTCCCGTGCCGCCTTACGTCGCGGGCTGCACCGTTCTCGGTACCGGGGAAGTGGTGGCGATTCTCTCTCCATCTCACTTAAAGACGGCGATCCTCCGTTCTCCTTTGCAGGCGCCGAGCGAACGGTTCGCAGACGCCCCTGGATCTGACGATCGCGAAAGCACCCCCAACGCCGATGCCACTCCCCCGGTATCCGCCGCCAGGACGCCGACGATTCTGGTCGCCGACGATTCGATCGCCGTGCGCCGCGCCCTAGAAACTTTGTTTACTCGCGTCGGCTATCGCGCGGTCACTTGTGCGAATGGCAAAGAAGCCTTGGAGCAACTTCAGCGTTCGCGCGACCCCTTCGATCTGGTGCTGTCCGATATTGAAATGCCCCAACTCAACGGCTTGCAACTGCTCAAAGCGATTCGCGACGATCGCCGTTGGGATGGCTTACCCGTAGTCATGCTCACCTCGCGCGACGGTCGCGAACATTTTCACAAAGCAATGGAATTGGGGGCGAATGCTTATTTAACAAAACCCTTTCAACCGCAACCGTTATTAGAGGCGATCGACAATGTTTTAGCCGGGATAAAAAAATCATAA
- a CDS encoding chemotaxis protein CheW, with the protein MGVPSTEYVEIRLSTQVRLGIPQDCLVEMTTLNRQQICPIPGVLPSLFGVVKQSGKLLWVLDLAQFLSDRLGVSPASCPIGESFPVAIIGERLGSAQENRRPASDASDNDLDRFNRRDLACVVAGIGATHRLDPDEIRPLTSPEFSQVLDPTQIGVLKTLFSGIAWVEAGDGGSDASRSPLALLDVGALLDALQKRQPV; encoded by the coding sequence ATGGGAGTTCCCTCAACGGAGTACGTCGAAATCCGACTGTCTACCCAGGTTCGCTTGGGAATTCCCCAAGACTGCCTGGTAGAGATGACTACATTGAACCGCCAACAAATTTGTCCGATTCCGGGGGTGCTTCCGTCACTGTTCGGCGTGGTCAAGCAGTCGGGAAAGTTATTGTGGGTTCTCGATTTAGCGCAATTTTTGAGCGATCGCCTCGGGGTTTCTCCGGCGAGTTGTCCGATTGGCGAGAGCTTCCCGGTGGCAATTATCGGCGAACGCCTAGGGTCTGCTCAGGAGAATCGCCGCCCCGCCTCAGACGCCAGCGATAACGATTTAGACCGCTTCAACCGTCGCGATCTCGCCTGCGTCGTCGCCGGAATCGGCGCCACCCATCGTCTCGATCCCGACGAGATCCGCCCGTTGACTTCCCCAGAGTTCTCTCAAGTGTTAGACCCCACTCAGATCGGCGTTCTCAAGACTTTGTTTTCCGGGATCGCGTGGGTCGAAGCGGGGGACGGCGGATCGGACGCTTCGCGATCGCCCCTCGCCTTGCTCGATGTCGGCGCCCTCCTCGATGCGTTACAAAAAAGACAACCAGTCTGA
- a CDS encoding response regulator: MEEITKIQKSSTPTEAPNGSIARAAVQKMIGSPAKALQHIASKKLSGRLTIRNPNDRSVAWRVYVGQGNLHFATSVNGARERLAYHLTWYDPHLEGVIPKGLESDYQLICHYWKTGYFSLQETRKLLFFLTQEALMHVLSLPKAIVEFEKLVGLDPILLSVPFKSVILPMRGYLGCWGKIAQDIPSPFQRFVIEDLEKFAKTLWKSVQNLDFIRELAKGIRKHYCLYDLARHLKTDTLALANLLVPVIRAGIVEIAAYREVEKQPGPLVACIDDSKTTQRHVKLILEAAGYRYLKLTEPAKALSVLARHKPDLILLDINMPAIDGYELCRMLRQSQLFESIPIVMLTGRDGAIDRMRSRMVGANNYLTKPCEPQKLIETIEKERLGTSEGSGTAPVGTEVAIRRDRRFANAG, from the coding sequence ATGGAAGAAATCACTAAAATTCAAAAATCCTCCACCCCAACCGAAGCGCCGAACGGATCGATCGCCCGTGCGGCAGTTCAAAAAATGATCGGTTCCCCGGCCAAAGCCTTGCAACATATTGCCAGCAAGAAACTTTCCGGAAGACTGACCATTCGCAACCCCAACGATCGCTCCGTGGCGTGGCGGGTTTACGTCGGTCAGGGAAACCTGCATTTTGCCACCAGCGTCAACGGCGCTAGGGAAAGATTAGCCTATCATTTAACCTGGTACGACCCCCATTTAGAAGGGGTCATTCCGAAAGGCTTGGAATCGGATTATCAATTAATTTGCCATTATTGGAAAACGGGATATTTTTCCTTACAAGAAACGCGAAAACTTTTATTTTTCCTCACCCAAGAAGCCTTAATGCACGTCTTGAGTTTGCCCAAGGCGATCGTCGAATTTGAAAAATTGGTCGGTTTAGACCCGATCTTGCTCTCCGTTCCCTTCAAATCGGTTATTTTACCGATGCGCGGTTATCTCGGTTGCTGGGGAAAAATCGCGCAAGACATTCCCTCGCCGTTTCAGCGCTTTGTCATTGAAGATTTAGAAAAATTTGCCAAAACCCTGTGGAAAAGCGTGCAGAATCTCGACTTTATCCGAGAATTAGCTAAAGGAATTCGCAAACATTATTGTTTGTACGATCTCGCCCGCCACCTGAAAACCGATACCTTGGCGCTGGCGAACTTACTGGTTCCGGTGATTCGGGCCGGGATCGTAGAGATCGCCGCGTATCGGGAGGTGGAAAAACAACCCGGACCGCTCGTGGCGTGCATTGACGACAGCAAAACCACTCAACGTCACGTCAAGTTAATTTTAGAAGCGGCGGGCTATCGGTATTTGAAATTAACCGAACCTGCGAAAGCGCTCTCGGTGTTAGCCAGACACAAGCCGGATTTAATTCTGCTCGATATTAATATGCCCGCGATCGACGGTTACGAACTCTGTCGGATGTTGAGACAGTCGCAACTGTTCGAGTCGATTCCGATCGTGATGTTAACGGGACGCGACGGGGCGATCGATCGGATGCGATCGCGCATGGTGGGGGCGAACAACTACCTGACCAAACCGTGCGAACCGCAAAAATTAATCGAAACGATCGAAAAAGAACGACTGGGAACCTCCGAAGGTTCCGGGACTGCTCCCGTGGGTACGGAAGTGGCAATCCGGCGGGACCGTCGCTTCGCGAACGCCGGATAG
- the gor gene encoding glutathione-disulfide reductase, with product MSYDYDLLVIGAGSGGLAASKRAASYGAKVAIVENDLVGGTCVIRGCVPKKLMVYASTFSHLYDDAVGYGWSEVKPSFDWKKLVEVVDNEVMRLNQVHIKLLEKAGVELIKGLGRFVDPHTVDVGDRQITADKILIAVGGAPVKPENIPGIEHTITSREMFHLPEFPKRFAVLGGGYIGVEFAGIMNGLGAEVTEIIRREKILRGFDEDIRTDIQAGMTEHGVNFLTNTEIEKIEKTDEGLKLTLTGDNESLVVDTILCATGRKPKPQLDPLNLDNAGVEVRDEAIAVTEDSATSQPHIYAVGDCTDRLNLTPVAIAEGRAFADTVFGHIPRYISHKGVPSAVFAQPEGATVGMTEKEAIADFGEDRVKVYRGRFRPMFHSLTGANEKVMVKLVVEKTTDRVLGVHMVGKDAAEIIQGMAIAVNMGATKKDFDATIGIHPSTSEEFVTLR from the coding sequence ATGAGTTACGATTACGATTTGTTAGTCATTGGCGCCGGATCGGGAGGCTTGGCGGCGTCGAAACGGGCCGCCTCTTACGGGGCGAAGGTGGCGATCGTCGAAAACGACCTCGTGGGCGGAACTTGCGTGATTCGCGGTTGCGTTCCTAAAAAGCTGATGGTCTACGCTTCGACGTTCTCCCACCTCTACGACGACGCCGTCGGTTACGGGTGGAGTGAAGTTAAGCCGAGTTTCGACTGGAAAAAACTAGTGGAAGTGGTCGATAACGAGGTGATGCGCCTCAATCAGGTGCATATCAAGTTGCTGGAAAAAGCGGGGGTCGAACTGATTAAAGGGTTGGGGCGATTTGTGGATCCCCATACGGTGGACGTGGGCGATCGCCAAATTACTGCGGATAAGATTTTAATTGCCGTGGGTGGCGCCCCGGTCAAACCGGAGAATATTCCCGGTATCGAGCATACGATTACTTCCCGGGAGATGTTTCACTTACCGGAGTTTCCCAAACGGTTCGCGGTCCTCGGAGGTGGCTATATCGGCGTCGAGTTTGCCGGAATTATGAACGGATTGGGGGCTGAGGTCACCGAAATTATCCGCCGTGAGAAGATTTTGCGCGGTTTTGACGAGGATATCCGCACGGACATTCAGGCGGGAATGACCGAACACGGGGTTAATTTTTTAACGAATACGGAAATTGAGAAGATCGAGAAAACCGATGAGGGGTTGAAATTGACCCTAACCGGGGATAACGAATCGTTAGTGGTCGATACGATCTTGTGCGCGACGGGTCGCAAGCCGAAACCGCAGTTAGATCCTTTAAATTTAGACAATGCGGGGGTGGAGGTTCGCGACGAGGCGATCGCGGTGACGGAAGATAGCGCCACCAGTCAGCCCCACATTTACGCCGTCGGCGACTGTACCGATCGCCTCAATTTAACTCCGGTGGCGATCGCGGAAGGTCGGGCGTTTGCAGATACGGTTTTCGGCCATATCCCGCGCTATATCAGCCATAAAGGCGTGCCGTCTGCCGTTTTCGCCCAACCGGAAGGGGCGACGGTGGGAATGACGGAAAAAGAGGCGATCGCCGATTTCGGCGAAGATCGGGTCAAAGTCTATCGGGGCCGTTTCCGTCCCATGTTCCACAGTTTGACTGGGGCGAATGAGAAAGTGATGGTCAAGTTAGTGGTCGAGAAAACAACCGATCGCGTCCTCGGCGTGCATATGGTGGGTAAAGATGCTGCGGAAATTATTCAAGGGATGGCGATCGCCGTCAATATGGGCGCGACCAAGAAAGATTTCGACGCGACCATCGGAATTCACCCGAGTACGTCGGAAGAGTTCGTAACGTTGCGTTAA
- a CDS encoding response regulator — translation MKLRQKTLLILGAALVALNVVLYATASTILLDDFRQLEEKRVIQEVTRAIEALDDNLAELDSMAEYHAQWDDTYRFIDPGDDNYIASNFGNSTFSQLRLNFLSLFAPDGELVFGKAFDWERDREIPISPEIQGLARQLVEQLRARQDREETQKLAGLVLLPQGPLRISIQSILTSDGSGPSRGWLMMGRALNRSELQRLGELTQLPLKLHLWFPCEERQWGENCTPSDDSTIPANVRQAIAPFQRATSGQWQLGLPLPESLTLLTSDKLNTPIVMDRLGDDRIAAYVLLQDLFGRGVLVLEVDLDRDIYGQGRTSVRYLVGSLLAVGVVFSIVTLFLVEKLVLSRLSALSQNVERIGASGDLSQRIEVSGADELSHLAETIDNMLAALERSGRSAQESEDRYRLMAENSTDLIARQTPSGRYLYVSPACRSLLGYEPEELVGHSAYELFHPDDLQAIEKSHAAVLDGRVSYTMSYRMRRKDGNYVWFETTCRTIRDEEKGGVREVVAISRDISERQHTEDELRESEALIRTLYKITSSRKLNFNQRLQKLLAMGRQRFGLEIAILAKIEGDRYEILAAQSPKQAIAVGDVYDLNQTYCRETIRQSEPLYFESVMVSRWHKNPTLTPFGQEAYIGTAAIVNNEVYGTLSFSSSEPLNRPFKAVDRELLKLMAQWIGGELERRQAAEELARARDEALAATRAKSEFLATMSHEIRTPMNAVIGMTGLLLDTDLTPEQCDFVETIRNSGEALLTIINDILDFSKIESGKLELEQQPFNLRSCIEECLDLLGSKATEKNLELAYAIAPETPDTIAGDVTRLRQILINLLSNAVKFTDRGEVVVAVSAQAIAPSRKSPSKERSYELQFSVRDTGIGIPEERMNRLFKSFSQVDSSTTRQYGGTGLGLAIGKRLSELMGGTMWVESHPGEGSTFYFTTIAPAVESDATPNLDLNCFQGKRLLVVEESATIGDILGEQLQGWGLAVETIASGAEALARLQADRSFDGAIVDWSLPDMDAIAFAEAIGAISEEADFPLILLTTVGRQDTWIQSKGIQLVGWLNKPIKQSQLYNVLASLFGGAPLPTLRPGNGEVQIDPQLAQKLPLRILLAEDHLVNQKVALQILQRLGYRADVAGNGLEVLAALRRQRYDVVLMDVQMPEMDGLETTQAICREWADDVRPRIIAMTANAMLGDREACIEAGMNDYISKPIRMPELVQALSQCQSRVEVKNRVVTSSEVHYRTTLDPRTRVATNEGSAKTDDPASSGVTTLTPPPVLDAKMLDSLREIEALEELVELYLHEAPKLLTLMGAAIADSNAAALRESAHSLKSTSAALGANRLSELSKELEYLGRSGTTCDASPLFERVEREYARVKTALREEVEKSD, via the coding sequence ATGAAACTCCGTCAAAAAACACTCTTAATCCTCGGTGCTGCCCTGGTTGCTCTCAACGTGGTCTTGTATGCCACGGCTTCGACGATTTTACTCGATGATTTTCGCCAGTTAGAAGAAAAACGAGTGATTCAAGAGGTGACGCGAGCGATCGAAGCTCTCGACGACAATCTCGCCGAGCTCGACTCGATGGCGGAATATCACGCCCAATGGGACGATACCTATCGCTTTATCGATCCCGGGGATGACAATTATATTGCGTCTAATTTTGGCAATTCTACTTTTTCGCAATTAAGGCTCAATTTCCTGTCGCTGTTCGCTCCCGACGGCGAGTTAGTCTTTGGTAAAGCCTTTGACTGGGAACGCGATCGCGAGATCCCGATTTCCCCGGAAATTCAAGGGTTAGCGCGGCAGTTAGTCGAGCAGTTGCGCGCCCGTCAAGATCGGGAAGAGACTCAGAAATTGGCGGGGTTAGTCCTGCTTCCCCAAGGGCCGCTCCGAATTTCGATCCAGTCGATTCTCACCAGTGACGGATCCGGGCCGAGTCGGGGTTGGTTGATGATGGGACGGGCGCTCAATCGATCCGAACTGCAACGGTTGGGAGAACTGACCCAATTACCGTTAAAGCTTCATCTGTGGTTCCCCTGCGAAGAGCGGCAATGGGGTGAAAACTGCACGCCGTCGGACGATTCGACGATCCCGGCGAACGTCCGTCAGGCGATCGCGCCGTTCCAACGGGCGACCTCGGGACAGTGGCAACTCGGCTTACCCTTACCGGAGTCGCTGACGTTGTTAACTAGCGACAAACTAAACACGCCGATTGTCATGGACCGTCTCGGAGACGATCGGATCGCCGCTTACGTCCTGCTGCAAGATCTGTTCGGACGGGGGGTTTTAGTCTTAGAAGTAGACCTCGATCGCGATATCTACGGTCAAGGTCGCACCAGCGTTCGCTATTTAGTCGGTTCTTTGCTGGCGGTGGGGGTGGTGTTTAGCATCGTCACTTTATTCTTAGTCGAAAAACTGGTGTTGTCGCGGCTGTCGGCGTTGAGTCAAAATGTGGAACGGATCGGCGCCAGTGGGGATCTCTCCCAACGGATCGAGGTGAGCGGCGCCGACGAATTATCCCATTTGGCAGAAACGATCGATAACATGCTGGCGGCGTTGGAACGCTCCGGGCGATCGGCGCAAGAAAGCGAAGACCGTTACCGCTTGATGGCGGAAAATTCCACCGATTTAATTGCGCGACAAACCCCGTCGGGTCGATATCTCTACGTTTCCCCGGCGTGCCGATCGCTGCTCGGCTACGAACCGGAGGAGTTAGTCGGCCATTCCGCTTACGAATTATTCCATCCGGACGACCTACAGGCCATCGAAAAATCTCACGCTGCCGTGTTAGACGGGCGAGTGAGTTATACGATGAGCTATCGAATGCGGCGCAAAGATGGCAATTACGTGTGGTTTGAAACCACCTGCCGCACGATTCGCGACGAAGAGAAGGGCGGCGTTCGCGAAGTTGTAGCGATTTCCCGAGACATTAGCGAACGCCAGCACACCGAAGACGAATTGCGCGAGAGCGAGGCGTTAATTAGAACTTTATATAAAATCACTTCGTCGCGGAAGCTCAACTTCAACCAACGGCTGCAAAAGTTGCTGGCGATGGGACGGCAGCGTTTTGGGCTGGAGATCGCAATTTTAGCGAAGATAGAGGGCGATCGCTACGAGATCCTGGCGGCTCAATCTCCCAAGCAAGCGATCGCCGTCGGTGACGTTTACGATCTAAACCAAACCTACTGTCGCGAAACGATCCGCCAAAGCGAACCGCTCTATTTTGAATCGGTGATGGTGTCGCGCTGGCATAAAAATCCCACCCTCACCCCCTTCGGTCAGGAAGCCTATATCGGCACGGCGGCGATCGTCAATAACGAAGTCTACGGAACCTTGAGTTTTTCCAGTAGCGAACCGCTCAACCGCCCGTTTAAAGCCGTCGATCGCGAATTACTCAAACTGATGGCGCAGTGGATTGGCGGCGAACTCGAACGCCGTCAGGCGGCGGAAGAACTCGCCCGAGCCCGGGACGAAGCCCTGGCGGCGACCCGGGCCAAAAGTGAATTTCTGGCGACGATGAGCCACGAAATCCGCACGCCGATGAATGCGGTGATCGGGATGACCGGACTGTTGCTCGATACCGACTTGACCCCGGAACAGTGCGATTTTGTCGAAACGATCCGCAACAGTGGCGAGGCGTTGCTGACGATTATCAACGATATTCTCGACTTTTCTAAAATCGAGTCGGGTAAACTCGAACTGGAACAGCAACCGTTTAATTTACGCTCGTGTATCGAAGAATGCCTCGATTTACTCGGGTCGAAGGCGACGGAAAAAAATCTGGAATTGGCGTATGCGATCGCCCCGGAAACGCCGGACACGATCGCCGGGGACGTGACGCGGTTGCGACAAATTTTGATTAATCTGCTCAGCAATGCGGTGAAATTTACCGATCGCGGCGAAGTCGTAGTCGCCGTGAGCGCCCAGGCGATCGCCCCGAGCAGAAAAAGCCCGTCGAAGGAGCGGTCTTACGAGCTGCAATTTTCCGTGCGCGATACCGGAATCGGCATTCCCGAAGAACGGATGAACCGCCTGTTTAAATCCTTTTCTCAGGTGGATTCTTCGACGACGCGCCAGTATGGGGGAACCGGGTTGGGATTGGCGATCGGCAAGCGCTTGAGCGAGCTGATGGGCGGCACGATGTGGGTGGAAAGCCACCCGGGGGAAGGATCGACGTTCTATTTTACGACGATCGCCCCGGCGGTAGAATCGGACGCGACGCCTAACCTCGATCTCAATTGTTTTCAAGGGAAACGCTTGCTCGTGGTCGAGGAAAGCGCTACGATCGGGGACATTCTCGGCGAACAGTTGCAAGGGTGGGGACTGGCGGTGGAGACGATCGCCTCCGGGGCCGAAGCGTTGGCGCGGTTGCAAGCGGATCGAAGCTTCGACGGGGCGATCGTCGATTGGTCGTTGCCGGATATGGACGCGATCGCCTTCGCCGAAGCGATCGGCGCGATCTCGGAGGAGGCGGATTTTCCCTTAATTCTGCTCACCACCGTCGGACGGCAAGATACCTGGATTCAAAGCAAGGGGATCCAGTTGGTCGGTTGGCTCAACAAACCGATCAAGCAATCGCAGTTATACAATGTGTTAGCCAGCCTGTTCGGCGGTGCGCCCTTACCGACCCTACGCCCGGGAAATGGGGAGGTTCAAATCGATCCCCAACTCGCCCAAAAATTACCCCTTCGCATTCTTTTAGCCGAAGATCACTTAGTCAATCAAAAAGTGGCTTTGCAAATCCTCCAGCGCTTGGGTTATCGCGCCGACGTGGCAGGGAATGGGTTAGAAGTGTTAGCCGCCTTGCGCCGCCAGCGTTACGACGTGGTGCTGATGGACGTGCAGATGCCGGAAATGGACGGCTTGGAAACGACCCAAGCGATCTGTCGGGAATGGGCGGACGACGTCAGACCGCGCATCATCGCCATGACCGCCAATGCCATGCTCGGCGATCGCGAAGCCTGTATCGAAGCGGGCATGAACGACTATATCAGCAAACCGATTCGGATGCCGGAGTTGGTGCAGGCCCTGTCTCAATGTCAGTCCAGGGTCGAGGTTAAAAACCGGGTGGTGACCAGCAGCGAGGTCCATTACCGAACTACCCTCGACCCTCGAACGCGGGTCGCCACCAACGAAGGCTCCGCCAAGACAGACGATCCCGCCAGCAGTGGGGTGACGACTCTCACCCCGCCGCCCGTGTTAGATGCGAAAATGCTCGACTCCTTGCGCGAGATCGAAGCCCTGGAAGAATTAGTCGAACTTTACTTACACGAAGCCCCCAAATTACTCACCTTGATGGGGGCGGCGATCGCCGATTCCAATGCCGCCGCCTTGCGCGAGTCGGCCCATTCGCTCAAATCCACCAGTGCGGCCCTCGGCGCCAATCGACTCTCGGAATTGAGTAAAGAACTCGAATATTTGGGGCGATCGGGAACCACTTGCGATGCGTCGCCGTTGTTCGAGCGCGTCGAACGGGAATACGCGCGGGTGAAAACGGCGTTGCGCGAAGAAGTCGAAAAAAGCGATTGA
- a CDS encoding HAD-IA family hydrolase yields MLRQTILFDFDGTLADTLEAIVEITNRLSGEFGYDTIRAEEIAKLRNLTSKQIIKTSPIPISKLPFLLQMIKMELKHEIDHLKPIAGMKDVLKTLKKQGFQIGILSSNSKENVRGFVEKHRWESLFDFIYSGATIFGKNKIIKNFLRKENLSPSDIIYIGDETRDIEAARKSNIKVIAVSWGFNSREVLAQRHPDVLVDSPEQLIEAIAQLQASVTGEAV; encoded by the coding sequence ATGTTACGGCAAACTATCCTATTTGATTTTGACGGTACCCTTGCCGATACGTTAGAGGCGATCGTAGAAATTACAAATCGATTGTCCGGAGAGTTCGGTTACGACACGATCCGAGCGGAAGAAATCGCCAAATTGCGGAATTTAACGTCAAAACAAATTATTAAAACTTCACCGATCCCGATCTCGAAGTTGCCTTTTTTATTGCAAATGATCAAAATGGAACTCAAGCACGAGATCGATCATCTCAAACCGATCGCCGGGATGAAGGATGTATTAAAAACCTTGAAAAAACAAGGATTTCAAATTGGTATTTTAAGTTCCAATTCAAAAGAAAATGTGCGGGGTTTTGTAGAAAAGCATCGATGGGAATCTTTGTTCGACTTTATTTATTCTGGTGCGACTATTTTCGGTAAAAATAAAATTATCAAAAATTTTTTAAGAAAAGAAAATCTCAGCCCCAGCGATATTATTTATATTGGGGACGAAACCCGCGATATTGAGGCGGCGAGAAAAAGTAATATTAAAGTGATTGCAGTGTCGTGGGGCTTTAATTCTAGAGAAGTTTTAGCGCAACGCCATCCCGATGTGTTAGTCGATTCTCCCGAACAGTTAATCGAGGCGATCGCCCAGTTACAAGCTTCGGTGACGGGAGAAGCGGTCTAA